The Ornithorhynchus anatinus isolate Pmale09 chromosome X5, mOrnAna1.pri.v4, whole genome shotgun sequence nucleotide sequence AGGCTTATACAGGGTGCTCTCTGGGCAAAGGCCTCACTCACCCCTTCTCACACTTAAAACCTTCATTGCTCGGAGAGCGGGAAGCTCTGGGGCTTCGGCCCTGCTGATCCCCCGCCACGATTCCTCTACTGAACCTAGCAATGTGGCCGGGAGAATCCCAGAGGAATACTGAAGCCAAGGCAAGAATGCTTTGTTGGGCAAATCTGGGCATTAGCGCAAACCCAGGGAATGTACCTTTCCTCTTTAAGGGCAGCGAATGCCCAGATTAGGACCCACAGTGGCCATTTACCCATCGAAACCAAAGACGGTTACGAAATGGCTGCACCAGCTCTAGAAAGCAGTCCAAAGTTCAGAAAGCCGGCTGGAAAGCAAGCAGGTGACAAGAACGGACAGGGCACGCTTCCCGTCAGACTGCCGGGGAAAGGTCTAGGCGGATTTAAGAGAACCACACAAAACTAAATTCTACTTCAAGGCCAAGTTTtggtgtttggggtttttttttcccctggatttTATCTCAACGTCTCAGATGGACAGCCCTGCCCGCGAGGTAAACCTTCGGCACGAACGCAAACGCCGAGCTTGTTTCTGACGGTAACGAGCGCAAACTGATCCAGAAGCTGGCAACAAAGGCCTTCAAGGCAGCTCACTGGGTCCCGGTGCTGCCATCGGCTTCAGGACAGGGTCACAGTTTTGGATGTTCTCTTTTCTAGGCCAAGAGAAGACTAGTGACaaaacatggggggggggggggagtcaacgGCAAAAACCCTTCTAAGCGCCCTGGTGGGCCAAGCCCCTTCTTCCGGCGCCCACTTATAGCTAGGTGGCCACTTTCGCCAAGTCGAAGAACTCTaggtagactgtaaatttgccgTAGgccgggaacatgcctaccaactctgttgttatattcaaccctcccaggtgcttaatacagtggcctgcacacaggaagcactcaacagatactgaTGGATCTGAATCACTATGAGAGGCACTTGCTCCCCCCAgctagagagacaatctctgaaaACTTAGAACACTAGATTGAGGTGGCCAACCACGGTCGCTGCAGAAGCTGAAACAACAAAGTCCTGCTACCACTTCTTGGAGAGAGAAACGGAGAGCATTCACCCGGGGAAAATGTTCTTTTCCAATTAGGATCAAAAATTAACAGAGATGAATATGCAGAAGTACAATGgatgtggcattcattcattctttgacTGGCGAGTTTGCTTCATTACAGGATCCAGTCCAGCACTCGACAAACCCCTGTGTCTATTTTGCCCAGTGGAACAAATTAGGGAGACCTGTTTACCTTTAATTGCCCTTTGAATAACATCCAGGATGAAGCTTTCATGGAACAAGTTCAAAAGAAGAGATTTGATCAGATTTCCTCCTTTCGATATTGTTTACTCGTGTTTACAATACCTAAGACCACCCTTGACCAGACTGCAATTAAATATTGGTGAATAGGGTTTATGCCCTTTGAAAGTTTCCAAGACATCAGCAAGAACTTAGAGTACGTCATATTGGGACTTCCGACGTCTGCTCACCAAAGGGTAGCCAAAAGTCATCAAATGACCGAGTTGAAGAGACTTGCTCTCAGCCGGCTTTTTCTGGCCCTCTTTGTGTTTCAGAATAATGGGTGAGCCTAGCTATAGATGGGTTGCAAACGCTGAGTTGTAATTATGCATTCTGGAGTCAAATTAAAAGACCGTGCTGTTGTACTAAGCATCTTAACACTGCTGAATACAGGTATACAAAGTTAAAAGCCAGCCCGACGTTGGAAGCCCTCTGCCCTGTATTTGCACATCCACATTGTTCCTTTCCCCCATTCAAACCACCTCCAGAGCTTACTCCAAAATCCACTGCCCTAAAGTGATCCTAATTAGCATCCACGGGGCAGGGCTTCAAATACAGGCCATATTTGGCAATTTTGACCAAACAAAACACAGGTTTTTGATAATAGAAACGTCCCTGTGGCATGTAAAGCTGATCAGAATGAGAGAATCTCTACAAAAGAGTATTTGGGTCCTGCAGTAactaggcagagaagcagcgtggctcagtggaaagagcactggttttggagtcagaggtcatgggttcgaatcccggatcggccacttgtcagctgtgtgactttgggcaagtcacttaacttcttggtgcctcagttatctcatctgtaaaatggggattatggctgtgagccccatgtgggacaacttgattaccctgtgtctaccccagcgcttagaacagtgctcggcacatagtaagcgcttaacaattaccaacattattattattaggcagaggGGAATTTCAGGGAGACCAGAAGTTACCCAAGGAAAGCCCCCAGAATTATGAGCAAACCCACTCTTCTTCCTGGAGTGATGACCCATTTGATTCAGGAGAGAGgtgtaccatgaaaaaaaaaaaagaatgacaatgggaaaggaaagggtcTGCCTCAATAAAAATCCGGGGAAGCCTTTCCCGTCGCTCAGAAGAGTCAACGACTGTACTCGCTCGCCCTGCGAAGAGTCTGAAAACTGCAGCAGCTAGATGACGATGACCGATTTTCACAGGAACAGCTCTCTGCTCTTTTCTGGCCGGCCGTGAACTGGCTCTTTGGAGAAGCTGAAAGCAGTCTAGGAATAGGGTGGGCAAAGACTCAGTCTGGACCAGACTGAACGGCCCAGACCCTCCCCCTCAATTCCCCTTTGCTGTACAAAGGCAGCCAGCTACCTTTCCACCGGTTTCAAACTACCTCTTCTGAGCACGACCGAACCCTCTCTCTAGCCGAGGGACCCGGAGGAGGGTGGCGTTTCAGAACAGATGCGATAACTGCCTCGTCGAATGACTTTCAAGAAACCGCGTTTCACTCAAGTGGCTAAAGTGCAGAGAATTTCAGTTCCGATCAGGCCCTCACACCCAGCACACTCCCAACTCACACTCTTGAGTAGCTCCCTAATGATCCCATTTAGCCGGTGAGCAGCCAGGACATCGCTGCTTTAGTTATTCCAGAATTATCCCAGGTGGTTATCAGACAAGTTGCCCGAGAGCTGGAGTTGTGTTTAACAGTTTAGGAGGCGCTTTGGCGTTCAGCcagcacgcacgcacgcacactccgcatcccctccctccccgaccaccaGGCTGTGAGGCTCACAAACTACAAGCCCCAGTTTCCCAGAGTCACCCAGATCTTTTGACATTTTCAACCTTACCTGGGCAGCAAGATCGGGATTCTGGCTTAGTGACTGCATCATGCTCCTCATGTAGGGTGCAGACAACATGTTCTGCATAAGTTGTGGGTTTTCCGTTATCTGCTGCAGCAAGCTCTGCATTCCTGGTGTGTTGAACATACCGGCTTAAAACAAACACAGGCCACTTTGTGAGGGGAGAAGGCACCGCTTTCTAATAGAACATGCAAATCCTATCACCACCGCTCACTAAACAGCTTGGCTTTGAAACCACCTTGCCCACGATCTCAAAGGCAGGAGCGCGGGTGGCATTTCATTGGCTGGACTAACCCTCTGTGGAATGTTCAAAGGGGATCTTTAGAGCCGAGGTAAGTAGATTCCCAAGAAGGATGTGGCAACCGTTCCCGTCATTAAAAGAAGCCGTCATTACAGTCTACGGACCATTCCTTCCAACAGCCCGACTACAAGCAACAGCCACACCGGCGTACGCTTTCGCTGCCAAGTTAGTCAGTGAAGCCACACCCAGAGAAAGATCACCAGGCAGGTACAGGCAGCAAAGCACATTAAGACTCATAAGGAAGCTGCACCTCCTTTGGCTTCACGGTGGACCAGACAGCTTCCCGGCTACTACACCGGTATGGTGATCATTCCGGCCACTCTCAGCTGCCCTAAACCCTCACCGCCCCTGAGGCGAAAACCTCCGTCTACAACAGCGGGATCAAGCAGAAACGTCAGCACTCAAGCCAGCGTGTATACAGAATCACAATGGTCCAATCGAAACCAAGAGCCGGTTCAAAGGCGAGGCTCTTTTCCACCCTAGATCGTACTAATCCCAGGAAACTCCTTTCCCAGGGTAGGCTGACCTGCTTCCGGCAAAAGGAAGCCATTCTGAGCCCATTACTCCATTCTTAGAGAGACAACGTGACCAGTCCTTAGGCCCTTCTGAGTCATCCCAACTTAGTCTAGGAGGACCCGCCGCTTCCCTGATTGCTGGTCCTTCAGAGTACAGTCAGAACAACTCTATGTCGCCCTACCAAAGGCCACATTAGCCTAACCCCTGAAGACAATACATTGGCTCATGCTATGCTTTTCCCCCCGAGGCCTAGTCCAGGATGTGAGATTCTCCCACGGTTATGAGATCCCTTCAGGATGCCCTCACCTCCCAGATACCACCTGCAGAGCAGGAAAGAATTAAAGACATGCAACAAAAtactggaggggaagagggggagaggtcaaCCTGATTTAGTCAGTTGTGCAAAGTtcttggaaggaaaaaagaatggagaggagagggtctgTTAAATCATACAGACAACTGGGACACTGACGTTCTGGGCTCCATTCGCTGCTTATGAAACATTCAACCAAGTCACCTGACCAAAGTTTTTCCCCAGTTGCACTCAGTTTCTCTCACACCCCTGTGCATTGTGTATACTCATCCTAGAGACAGAGGGTTAGATATCAGAATACAAAGTGTTCTCAATTCTCGATAGAAAATTCTGATTTTGAACTTTGGCAAGATTACACTGTCTTTCAAGGTGATTGGTAAGTTCGAACATTCTCTGGCCCTTTTAATAAAGCATCACGTCAAACTAAGGGCTTATTTTGgctgttttttccttctcttttggaGGATGCTTTCAGGGATAACTAGCATTTCTGGAAATTGAGGCAAGGCTTCAGACAAGCTAGGAATCGAAAACTGAATGGTGAGATTGCAAAATGTGTGGGGGGTTTTTCCCCCTCTGCAGTAATCACAGCACTGAGAAGGTAGCACGCAGCACTAAGAGTGCTTGATCCGTGGTCATCTCAACTTGGATCAAATCCTACAAATTCTCAACATCCTCTGGCCCCACCACCTGTGGAATACTCATCTAAGGCATACGGCTCCACCCGTAAATGTACTCCTTGGCAACTCTCCTCATTCTAATACCCactcagcccctccccaccaatgTCTCGCTCAACCTTTTCCCTATTGGAATATACAACCAAAGCCACTTTCCCATCCCACTGAAACATGGATACTACCAAGACAAGCCAATCTTTTATGAACCCAACAGTCCCGGACCACTTTCATCAAGAGTGTTGGGGCTACAGCACCTTTGCTTTAGACAGACCAGTTACTTAAACACTGAATAAAACTGCCTCGCCTAGCAACTGAGTGGCATTTGAATATTTGGTGAGGTTGGgtatggaggggaaaaaaagatacaAACATCCAGACTCACAGATGACCAAGGAAAGAATACACACACAGCCGCTAAACATACCTCCTACTCCAGGTCCCAAATTCGGCACTGTAGAACTCTGACCTGTGGTGCTGCTAGAACTGTTACCAACGCTGCTTCCACTGCCAGCGCTGCTCCCAGTGTTGCTATTGGTCGAATTCTGTGGACCAAACTGGGGAGCCCACGGATTGGGTAAAGGATCTCGATTCTCGGTACGGGAAGGCTGACTGCCTTCACCTGAGGGTGTGTTGCTCACTAGGGAAGCAAATGGATTGCCACCGAACTgtaaagaaaggagggaaaagaccaAACTGAACTGCATGATGCCACCTAACTTTCCCGCCTCGGTCAGtaaacaccaccatctttcctgtcccaGAAACCCGCAAGCTCAGTGTCATCTGACTCTTCGCTgtccttcaactctcacattcgatctgctgccaaatcctgttggttcttcctatGCAAACATCTGccggatccaccctttcctcaccacccgGCTACTGCCCCGGTGGAAGCTCTGGTCATATCGCAGCTAAACTATTCTATCAGCCACCTTGTTGGTCTcccagcttctccccacccccaatctacCCTACACGCTGCTGGACCGATCATCTTCTTGAAACGTCCCTcggcccacatctctccactcttccaaaCCCTCCCTTGCCTTTCAGggtccctccacatcaaacaaaaacacctcagcATCAGCTTCAGAgctttccaccaagtcaccccATCCTACATATCTGCTGTCTTCACTGGCAACCACCCCCCCATCTTCTAACTGGAcctcattctgtgcctcagttacctcatctgtaaaatggggattaagattgtgacccctgtgtccaacctgatcagcttgtatctacccgtgtgttttgtttttttaaatattgaAATTATTCTATCAGAAAATATCTTTAtagctgtctctcccactagagtgtaagctccttgggaacagGTCACTTGTTTtgtacttactaaatgcttagtacagtgcactgcgttCAGTGAGAGCTCAACAAAAGCTATTACtataactcttcctcctcctcaccaggaCTTGGATTTGGAACTGTTTGAAGTCTCGTGCCTGCTTCCCATAATGGGAACTATGTTTGTAACCAGCAAGTCTTTCAATCATTTTGCAATGCTGAATATCTGCCAACACTCTTACTGTCCCAGAGACTTCTGTTTAACTCAGAGGGATCTCCACGAGTGACATTCTAAATCAGCTTCTCACCTGTTCTTGTGCTGCATTCAACATTGGTTCCTGAATATCTGTGTACATACGCCGCAAAGCGTTGTATCCACCAGGTATACTCTCGAGATTGCTCAAGGCTCTGTCTTGATTCCTCATCATTTCCTGCATCATTGCTGGGTTTCTAGCAAGTTCCAGCGTCTAAGAAAATAAAATGCTCAATTTCAATTAGTGAGAAATCCATTTGGAGAAGAGGATAACAGCACAGCTCATCAAGTGATTCATCAATTTTCAAAGCTAAATTAGCGGGCTCCCTGACACACTTGGGGTGGCAACCTCAATCAATCTTGTTTTCGATGGTTCTCATTATGGCTCCATTGAAAAACGGAGGGCTACCTATCTATGAATACAGCTGTTGATAATAAGACTAATTCCTTAAAAGCAAGCTAGCAATGGCATGACAAagtgaaaagagggaaaaaataaaCCACTATTGAAAACTACTCATCCTACCACACGGATTAGCGAGAAACTGCTCCAATTCGATTTTGACTTTAGATTCAGAGCACACAGCTAGCCCATAAAAATTAAAACATATAACCGTATGTCGTGTAGAGAAAATCTGCCGCAAACTCGAGGACAGAAAAGGTGGACTTGATGGCCTTTCGCTTCTGCGATTCAAATGGACAGGTCTTCCTCTTTTCAGCCAAGGGCATCTAATGTCTGATTTTACCTCAATCTCACTGTCATTCCACTATGGTTCCACGCTTATATGGAAGGCAACTTACAATGAACAGGCCAAAGAGGGTCTATGccttgcggggggaggggggatggaagagATTTGGTTAGGCATAGGAGGATTTGCTTAAAGCAGAGTTTATTTGATGGTTATGGATGCTCAAGGGAGAGTGACAAATTGcctattcggggggggggggggggagtggggtgcGTTTAGAGCAGCCCTTCTTAGAAGGGAGGAATGAATGTTTGGGGAGAGTGACTATTGCTGGGGATTGTTTCCTTTTGGACCCATGGCTTAACGGGTCTGCTTGGCTTATGCCAAGACCTGAGAATCTGTCAGTGTGTTTAAGGGaaccctgggaggggagggaaaggatggcTAAGGGTCAAAAATGAAAGGGAATGACATCTGCAGAATGTATGGTGggttaacaacaaaaaaaaaagtcagaaaaatACTTACCTAACAAAGCAACTCGAAAATGCTAATAGGGGCATGAAATGGCATTATGGCTAAATTCACTTTTACACTGGGTAAGCGAACATTGCACATTTTATGGACTACTTAAAAACTAGCCCTGAAGTTCtataagccattaaaaaaaattcctgattTATAGTAATTGTCAAGAGATAGTTTTAGCCAAGTTCCCATAATTTTACTTTGACGCAACTCTAGTTAAACATCAGTTGGCCCTTTAATCCTGGACTGAAGACTAATCAGACAGAGTGTGTGAATTGGTGCTAAGTAAAATTTGCAAGAAGGATTTTCAACATACTTGTCTCATTATATCAGGATTATTAAGCATGTGACTAATCTCTGGATTTCGCTGTATCAACTGCTGCATTTGAGGATTGGCCATAATTAACTGTCTCATCAGGTCAGGATTTGAAAGCATGCTCTGAACAAAGGGGTTTTCCATGATCTGGACCATCATCTCAGGGTTGGACATGAGCTGCCTTTGCATCTGACTTTGTAGTTCCGAGAAGTTGGATGTATTCAGGCCCAAGCTACTCAGACCAGCAAGACCTCCAAAGCCGCCttgggaggggaagcggggatgcggggggggggggggggggggggagaaaaacaaaaacagagagtCAGCAGTTACAACACCGTACTTTTTAAAGCTTTTTCATTTTGACAAATACCCTCAAATaccctgaagaaaaaaaaaaagagttctgcCCCACCaagggggggatgagggggaggcggagggtgggCAACAACTTGCCACATGTGACTGAGTCCCCATATGGTTGGGACTCtggggtccggggtggggggtgtcagTCTGGCATCCAGAGCCAAGccgccacccgccccctccccccagcttccACCAGCCATCGTGGGCGTCTCCGTAACAGTTTGAAACTGTGGTCTGAGCGGCTCGGCGACTGCTTCTCCGCATCAGAGCGTCGTTCTCTTCGTCCGTCGTACTTGGAGTTCACCGCCGTTGGGAATGCAGTCTCATTCTTCTGGGTATATCTTCCCCTACTTAGACGGgcaagcccagtgtgggagccgattctcttgtatctaccccagttctcagtccagtgctccggacatgttaagcccttaatagcTACCGTTACTACTGGAGTTCCCCCAGGTGAAAATTATCCTGGCATTGTGGACATTCCAGAGATGCGTCAATGAAAAGGAAACGAAAGCTCCCAGCATGCCTGGCCCAAAGAGTTAACATCACTCATCCATCCAGAGCAAGATGGTCAGTTGATAATCATTCCAAGGAAGGAACGAAGCCACCTTTTTGCTGTCTTTTTTCTTACTGAGAACCCAAGGAGTCTGGTTCTGCCTTTTGTAAAGGGAAGACTTTTGCGCTCCAGAACGGGGGTGATTTGCACGAATGAAGCATGCACAGCGGAGATCACTTCGCTCCTGGCAGAAAGTCAGTTGAAATCTACCATTACAGTCTGGGACATTACTTTACATTGCTCATTTTCACTGATGATGGAGAAAGGGCTCCATTTACCATTCAACTTGTATCACCAAGAGTCCGTGAGCCAGCATGACCCAACCCCAGACGCCACATGTGGCAGACCTCTGACTTTTCTAGTTGCCCCTGGCTTCCACGGCTCAGATTCCAGACTAAACCTGGAATCACGCACCCCACCTCCGTTtcccagcacataggaagcaagaGCTCCCTGGCACAGTATTTGGAAGTGGTCTAGGAGTGCCGGAAGGGCAGTGAGACCCCAAAACTGAAAATCACTCCCTCACCTTCGCTCCCAGGTGTAAAAGAAGCCCACTGACCCCCTGGGATTCTCCCACCCTACGTCAAGCAATGTCACGGAAGAAACGGGTCAACCTGAAAACTAACACTCCAACCTCAACCTGAAAGGGCTGTGCGGTTTGAGGGAGAGAAATACCCCCAGGGTATTTCTTTCCCTAGCACTCTCcgacaaggaataataatacttTCCCACTGAACTGGGGCTAATTCCAGCATGTCTTGTGAATTCTGGCTACAGTATGCAGTAGCTGATGCCTCTCAGAGCATGCAAAGAAATGAATAAGCAATCTAGTTCCTTAAGGACACCTAGATTACAGAGAAGCCATTAGGCCGTGGGATGCTTTATCAGAAGAAAACAGAACAGGAATGGAAAGAGGATGATGGCATGGCTCAACACTAGCCGTGAAAGCATTCTTCTGAAATTTTCCTTGGAGACTTGGGCGATAGGCCACCATACAATAAAtaaggtgtgggacagggaagcagTCGAGTATTCTAATGCCAAGTTGGGCTTTGGAGATAGTGCTGATTTCCTATTCAGGGGGTTTGTTGGAGATTGCTGCCTCATCCAATGAGTGTGTAACCCCGTGATGCCACAGTACTCTCAGCTGCTTTAAGGTCAATCTGGACAGAACATAGTATCACTGGTttcaaaaaaataatgaaaaatactAGAGCAGGAGcgacggtggggggagggggtgggaaagcctttaagaaaggggggggggtgatTTTTCAGAATAATTTTTACTTACCCATAGGGCTCAGCTTTCATTGGGTTGGGTCTGAAACAGAACATAACTAATCGCATGTAAGCCTAGGGAAAAATGTATCCCAAGGTATAGCCATACTTCTGAGGAACGTAGCCCGGCTGTACCTTGGGGTACGCCTGTAGTGATAAAATGTCTTTGGGCTGTTAGATTTAAAACACCAAGTCCACAGAGAGCCACTGAAAAAGACATCAAAAACTAGGTCGACTATTCGCCTAGAGAGACAATTCTGCCTGGAGGTCCAAAAAGCAAACCAACCAAAAATTAAATTAAAGAACCTACGGTGGGTGGAActttcaataaacagacacatacgaGCAAGACTGTCAAAAATACACCCACAAACTGGGTAGCTGGAGTGAACGGCGTCTTATGAGCCAAGTGCCACACGTGCCATTTAATGaaaaaatcctcttccctcccccacaattTACTAATACTCTTACCCAAGCCAAAGGGGTTGCTATTTGTAGAAATCGGTGTGGAATTACTATTGGATGGCGCTGATGTAGAAGAACTGCTTCCAGTGGTACTTGTTTGCTGAGCTGGATGATCCTGAGGTCTAAGGGATGGGGAAAATTGGTATTGAAAACAGCAGTTTAATcaattgaccacttactctgggcagactgCTGGACTAAATGAACTACAACAGagtcaatagacatgatccccgccccccaaggagcttagagtcaatGGCTGGAGAcgcacgttaaaataaattacagataggggaaatcgtAGTGTATAAgtctatggacataagtgctgtggggctggggtgagtatccgaGTGCTTAGGGGGTACCCAGCCAAATCCTGGGGATACTAAAAAGGCTTCAGAAATGAAAATATACCCAAGAAGTAAAGGATGAAATTTCAAATGAACCCAAATGACCATTGGGTAAGTTAATTTGGGCAGCTAGATGTCCTGC carries:
- the UBQLN1 gene encoding ubiquilin-1 isoform X3 is translated as MAERGESPGPGTRSPAADNADPAAADDPKIIKVTVKTPKEKEEFAVPETSSVQQFKEEISKRFKSHTDQLVLIFAGKILKDQDTLSQHGIHDGLTVHLVIKTQNRPQDHPAQQTSTTGSSSSTSAPSNSNSTPISTNSNPFGLGGFGGLAGLSSLGLNTSNFSELQSQMQRQLMSNPEMMVQIMENPFVQSMLSNPDLMRQLIMANPQMQQLIQRNPEISHMLNNPDIMRQTLELARNPAMMQEMMRNQDRALSNLESIPGGYNALRRMYTDIQEPMLNAAQEQFGGNPFASLVSNTPSGEGSQPSRTENRDPLPNPWAPQFGPQNSTNSNTGSSAGSGSSVGNSSSSTTGQSSTVPNLGPGVGAGMFNTPGMQSLLQQITENPQLMQNMLSAPYMRSMMQSLSQNPDLAAQMQNPETLSAMSNPRAMQALLQIQQGLQTLATEAPGLIPGFSPGLGGLGSTGGSAGTNGTSSAPSETPNSASGTAEPGHQQFIQQMLQALAGANPQQLQNPEVRFQQQLEQLSAMGFLNREANLQALIATGGDINAAIERLLGSQPS
- the UBQLN1 gene encoding ubiquilin-1 isoform X4, which produces MAERGESPGPGTRSPAADNADPAAADDPKIIKVTVKTPKEKEEFAVPETSSVQQFKEEISKRFKSHTDQLVLIFAGKILKDQDTLSQHGIHDGLTVHLVIKTQNRPQDHPAQQTSTTGSSSSTSAPSNSNSTPISTNSNPFGLGGFGGLAGLSSLGLNTSNFSELQSQMQRQLMSNPEMMVQIMENPFVQSMLSNPDLMRQLIMANPQMQQLIQRNPEISHMLNNPDIMRQTLELARNPAMMQEMMRNQDRALSNLESIPGGYNALRRMYTDIQEPMLNAAQEQFGGNPFASLVSNTPSGEGSQPSRTENRDPLPNPWAPQFGPQNSTNSNTGSSAGSGSSVGNSSSSTTGQSSTVPNLGPGVGAGMFNTPGMQSLLQQITENPQLMQNMLSAPYMRSMMQSLSQNPDLAAQMQNPETLSAMSNPRAMQALLQIQQGLQTLATEAPGLIPGFSPGLGGLGSTGGSAGTNGTSSAPSETPNSASGTAEPGHQQFIQQMLQALAGANPQLQNPEVRFQQQLEQLSAMGFLNREANLQALIATGGDINAAIERLLGSQPS
- the UBQLN1 gene encoding ubiquilin-1 isoform X2, yielding MAERGESPGPGTRSPAADNADPAAADDPKIIKVTVKTPKEKEEFAVPETSSVQQFKEEISKRFKSHTDQLVLIFAGKILKDQDTLSQHGIHDGLTVHLVIKTQNRPQDHPAQQTSTTGSSSSTSAPSNSNSTPISTNSNPFGLGGFGGLAGLSSLGLNTSNFSELQSQMQRQLMSNPEMMVQIMENPFVQSMLSNPDLMRQLIMANPQMQQLIQRNPEISHMLNNPDIMRQTLELARNPAMMQEMMRNQDRALSNLESIPGGYNALRRMYTDIQEPMLNAAQEQFGGNPFASLVSNTPSGEGSQPSRTENRDPLPNPWAPQFGPQNSTNSNTGSSAGSGSSVGNSSSSTTGQSSTVPNLGPGVGAGMFNTPGMQSLLQQITENPQLMQNMLSAPYMRSMMQSLSQNPDLAAQMMLNNPLFAGNPQLQEQMRQQLPTFLQQMQNPETLSAMSNPRAMQALLQIQQGLQTLATEAPGLIPGFSPGLGGLGSTGGSAGTNGTSSAPSETPNSASGTAEPGHQQFIQQMLQALAGANPQLQNPEVRFQQQLEQLSAMGFLNREANLQALIATGGDINAAIERLLGSQPS
- the UBQLN1 gene encoding ubiquilin-1 isoform X1: MAERGESPGPGTRSPAADNADPAAADDPKIIKVTVKTPKEKEEFAVPETSSVQQFKEEISKRFKSHTDQLVLIFAGKILKDQDTLSQHGIHDGLTVHLVIKTQNRPQDHPAQQTSTTGSSSSTSAPSNSNSTPISTNSNPFGLGGFGGLAGLSSLGLNTSNFSELQSQMQRQLMSNPEMMVQIMENPFVQSMLSNPDLMRQLIMANPQMQQLIQRNPEISHMLNNPDIMRQTLELARNPAMMQEMMRNQDRALSNLESIPGGYNALRRMYTDIQEPMLNAAQEQFGGNPFASLVSNTPSGEGSQPSRTENRDPLPNPWAPQFGPQNSTNSNTGSSAGSGSSVGNSSSSTTGQSSTVPNLGPGVGAGMFNTPGMQSLLQQITENPQLMQNMLSAPYMRSMMQSLSQNPDLAAQMMLNNPLFAGNPQLQEQMRQQLPTFLQQMQNPETLSAMSNPRAMQALLQIQQGLQTLATEAPGLIPGFSPGLGGLGSTGGSAGTNGTSSAPSETPNSASGTAEPGHQQFIQQMLQALAGANPQQLQNPEVRFQQQLEQLSAMGFLNREANLQALIATGGDINAAIERLLGSQPS